A portion of the Platichthys flesus chromosome 7, fPlaFle2.1, whole genome shotgun sequence genome contains these proteins:
- the snai1b gene encoding snail family zinc finger 1b encodes MPRSFLVKKYFSNKKPYYRESQLESQTAFVPESFPRAELPMQNNSSALTCYPSNPFYMDLLPAPISPVDPVSLPSSPLGPLDLSSSPSSSSGEEEEDGGRSSDPPSPDVLQSVYYCLHCSKSYTSLSALSHHQTSHKQPSHCAPLHQKPALPTEVSTRPAFHCKHCPKEYNSLGALKMHIRSHTLPCVCPTCGKAFSRPWLLRGHIRTHTGERPFACQHCNRAFADRSNLRAHLQTHSEVKKYQCGSCSRTFSRMSLLHKHNLSRCCPAS; translated from the exons ATGCCTCGGTCATTCCTTGTGAAGAAGTATTTTTCCAACAAGAAGCCTTACTACAGGGAGAGTCAGTTGGAGAGTCAAACCG CTTTTGTCCCAGAGAGCTTTCCCCGGGCTGAACTTCCCATGCAGAACAACAGCTCTGCCCTGACCTGCTATCCCAGCAACCCATTCTACATGGACCTCCTGCCTGCACCTATCTCCCCGGTCGACCCCGTGTCTCTGCCTTCGTCACCCCTGGGTCCTCTGGACCTCAGCAGCTCGCCCTCCAGCAGCAgtggcgaggaagaggaggacggtGGGCGCAGTTCAGACCCCCCCAGTCCGGATGTCCTCCAGTCCGTCTACTACTGTCTCCACTGCAGTAAGAGCTACACCAGCCTCTCTGCACTGTCCCACCATCAGACGTCCCACAAACAGCCGTCCCACTGTGCCCCACTGCACCAGAAGCCTGCTCTGCCCACCGAAGTTTCGACACGCCCGGCCTTCCACTGCAAACACTGCCCTAAGGAGTACAACAGCCTGGGAGCCCTGAAGATGCACATCCGCTCACACACTCTGCCGTGCGTGTGCCCCACCTGCGGCAAGGCCTTCTCCAGACCCTGGCTTCTCAGAGGacacattcgcacacacacag GTGAACGTCCCTTCGCTTGTCAACACTGTAACCGGGCCTTTGCAGACCGCTCCAACCTGCGCGCCCACCTGCAGACCCACTCTGAGGTGAAGAAGTACCAGTGCGGCTCCTGCTCGAGGACCTTCAGCCGCATgtcgctgctgcacaaacacaatctctCTAGATGCTGCCCTGCCTCATAG
- the LOC133956502 gene encoding uncharacterized protein LOC133956502 isoform X1, with the protein MFQRLSSMLFGEVEEVAAELKGPNPCVTEADEEGWMLVNLPEGSDSMLQAEDETGAPLIAQSSPDSNLSHHQDTHARTEFPIPQPPHKRRRTHKGQARIELATSDPLSCPSASPSDLGAITPVTLPRRARLSTPSSTPSMSPGSGSDCGGSGGSSRAGSERGCMDESWFVTPPPCFTAEGATAEASPMEDLLIEHPSMSVYVSPNNLSMVSNSNLSVVGEESLVSQASSMSRVTEPAAAAAIRGTIPTRVSRGAAAQAGALAKVTQVARVQRGKARIERRHLGRNRIQRQNRTREQVPRHAVHARNTLLHQPSKRNVCH; encoded by the exons ATGTTTCAGCGTCTGAGCAGCATGTTGTttggggaggtggaggaggtcgCGGCTGAACTGAAGGGACCCAACCCCTGCGTGACCGAGGCTGACGAGGAGGGATGGATGCTCGTCAATCTGCCTG AAGGGTCTGACAGCATGCTGCAGGCAGAGGATGAGACGGGAGCTCCGCTGATTGCACAATCATCCCCCGACAGTAACCTATCACATCATCAAGACACACATGCAAGGACTGAATTCCCCATTCCCCAGCCGCCTCACAAGCGCCGTAGGACACATAAAGGTCAGGCACGAATTGAACTAGCAACATCAGACCCCCTGTCTTGCCCTAGCGCTAGCCCATCAGACTTGGGTGCCATTACACCCGTGACCCTGCCAAGGCGGGCCAGACTGTCCACGCCCTCCTCCACCCCGTCGATGTCCCCTGGCTCTGGGAGTGACTGTGGGGGCAGTGGGGGTAGCAGTAGGGCAGGCTCAGAGAGAGGCTGCATGGATGAGAGCTGGTTTgtcacccctcccccctgttTCACTGCAGAGGGAGCAACAGCAGAGGCCAGCCCGATGGAGGACCTTCTCATCGAGCACCCCAGCATGTCTGTGTACGTCTCGCCAAACAACTTATCCATGGTCTCCAACAGCAACCTGTCTGTGGTGGGAGAGGAAAGCCTCGTCAGCCAGGCGAGCAGCATGAG CAGAGTGACTGAAccagctgctgccgccgccaTCCGCGGCACTATCCCCACCAGGGTGAGCCGTGGAGCAGCTGCCCAGGCCGGGGCCCTGGCCAAGGTCACCCAAGTGGCCAGGGTCCAGCGTGGCAAGGCTCGCATCGAGAGGCGCCATCTGGGACGCAACCGCATCCAACGCCAAAACCGCACCAGGGAGCAAGTCCCTCGCCACGCAGTGCACGCCAGAAACACCTTACTTCACCAGCCCAGCAAGCGTAACGTCTGCCACTAA
- the LOC133956502 gene encoding uncharacterized protein LOC133956502 isoform X2 → MFQRLSSMLFGEVEEVAAELKGPNPCVTEADEEGWMLVNLPGSDSMLQAEDETGAPLIAQSSPDSNLSHHQDTHARTEFPIPQPPHKRRRTHKGQARIELATSDPLSCPSASPSDLGAITPVTLPRRARLSTPSSTPSMSPGSGSDCGGSGGSSRAGSERGCMDESWFVTPPPCFTAEGATAEASPMEDLLIEHPSMSVYVSPNNLSMVSNSNLSVVGEESLVSQASSMSRVTEPAAAAAIRGTIPTRVSRGAAAQAGALAKVTQVARVQRGKARIERRHLGRNRIQRQNRTREQVPRHAVHARNTLLHQPSKRNVCH, encoded by the exons ATGTTTCAGCGTCTGAGCAGCATGTTGTttggggaggtggaggaggtcgCGGCTGAACTGAAGGGACCCAACCCCTGCGTGACCGAGGCTGACGAGGAGGGATGGATGCTCGTCAATCTGCCTG GGTCTGACAGCATGCTGCAGGCAGAGGATGAGACGGGAGCTCCGCTGATTGCACAATCATCCCCCGACAGTAACCTATCACATCATCAAGACACACATGCAAGGACTGAATTCCCCATTCCCCAGCCGCCTCACAAGCGCCGTAGGACACATAAAGGTCAGGCACGAATTGAACTAGCAACATCAGACCCCCTGTCTTGCCCTAGCGCTAGCCCATCAGACTTGGGTGCCATTACACCCGTGACCCTGCCAAGGCGGGCCAGACTGTCCACGCCCTCCTCCACCCCGTCGATGTCCCCTGGCTCTGGGAGTGACTGTGGGGGCAGTGGGGGTAGCAGTAGGGCAGGCTCAGAGAGAGGCTGCATGGATGAGAGCTGGTTTgtcacccctcccccctgttTCACTGCAGAGGGAGCAACAGCAGAGGCCAGCCCGATGGAGGACCTTCTCATCGAGCACCCCAGCATGTCTGTGTACGTCTCGCCAAACAACTTATCCATGGTCTCCAACAGCAACCTGTCTGTGGTGGGAGAGGAAAGCCTCGTCAGCCAGGCGAGCAGCATGAG CAGAGTGACTGAAccagctgctgccgccgccaTCCGCGGCACTATCCCCACCAGGGTGAGCCGTGGAGCAGCTGCCCAGGCCGGGGCCCTGGCCAAGGTCACCCAAGTGGCCAGGGTCCAGCGTGGCAAGGCTCGCATCGAGAGGCGCCATCTGGGACGCAACCGCATCCAACGCCAAAACCGCACCAGGGAGCAAGTCCCTCGCCACGCAGTGCACGCCAGAAACACCTTACTTCACCAGCCCAGCAAGCGTAACGTCTGCCACTAA
- the LOC133956502 gene encoding tumor protein p53-inducible nuclear protein 2 isoform X3, whose amino-acid sequence MFQRLSSMLFGEVEEVAAELKGPNPCVTEADEEGWMLVNLPEGATAEASPMEDLLIEHPSMSVYVSPNNLSMVSNSNLSVVGEESLVSQASSMSRVTEPAAAAAIRGTIPTRVSRGAAAQAGALAKVTQVARVQRGKARIERRHLGRNRIQRQNRTREQVPRHAVHARNTLLHQPSKRNVCH is encoded by the exons ATGTTTCAGCGTCTGAGCAGCATGTTGTttggggaggtggaggaggtcgCGGCTGAACTGAAGGGACCCAACCCCTGCGTGACCGAGGCTGACGAGGAGGGATGGATGCTCGTCAATCTGCCTG AGGGAGCAACAGCAGAGGCCAGCCCGATGGAGGACCTTCTCATCGAGCACCCCAGCATGTCTGTGTACGTCTCGCCAAACAACTTATCCATGGTCTCCAACAGCAACCTGTCTGTGGTGGGAGAGGAAAGCCTCGTCAGCCAGGCGAGCAGCATGAG CAGAGTGACTGAAccagctgctgccgccgccaTCCGCGGCACTATCCCCACCAGGGTGAGCCGTGGAGCAGCTGCCCAGGCCGGGGCCCTGGCCAAGGTCACCCAAGTGGCCAGGGTCCAGCGTGGCAAGGCTCGCATCGAGAGGCGCCATCTGGGACGCAACCGCATCCAACGCCAAAACCGCACCAGGGAGCAAGTCCCTCGCCACGCAGTGCACGCCAGAAACACCTTACTTCACCAGCCCAGCAAGCGTAACGTCTGCCACTAA
- the LOC133957317 gene encoding glutathione hydrolase 7 isoform X1 has translation MHSPAHDIMSGYPSGCVADNDANPETTLGSAYSPVDYMSITSFPRLPEDDVMAGENALKSRKDDDNMLSEQDTDPDLFLKSARLQRLPSSASDLACHDVSLQETNIDPFTEDCACQRDGMTVIITACLTFATGVTVALIMQIYFGDPQVFNQGAVVTDVAQCTSLGFSVLEKQGSSVDAAITAALCLGIVHPHTSGIGGGGVMLVHDIRKNETRVIDFRETAPSAINEEMMRTNLDQNPGLLVGTPGMLSGMHQAHQLYGRMSWKDVVTMAADVARDGFNVTHDLAEALAKVKDQNTSDAFRALFLPNGQAPLSGLFTRRLDLAAILEAVAEKGIPEFYSGNLTQEMEAAVQAKGGVLTDDDFGNYSTVLQQPAEITYQGHHVMVASAPHAGVALITALNILEGYNITSQVFRNSTYHWIAESVKIALALASGLGDPLFDTSVSEIVTKMQSKSQASLLRKMINDSQALPASHYTPSFTLEEGAAAAQVMVMGPDDYIVSFMSSLNKPFGSGIVTPSGILLNSQILDFTWPNKTQSSSPNPHNNLQPGKRPMSFLMPTAVRPAVGLCGTYVAIGSSNGEKALSGITQVLMNVLSSRKNMSDSVAYGRLHPQLEPNTLLVDSEFLDEDVALLQIKGHKVERKDVLSLVEGTRRTNDLIIGVKDPRSADASALTMSILP, from the exons ATGCACAGTCCTGCTCATGACATCATGTCGGGATACCCGAGTGGATGTGTGGCGGACAACGATGCAAATCCGGAGACAACCTTGGGGAGCGCCTATTCCCCCGTGGACTACATGAGCATCACCAGCTTCCCCAGGCTGCCAGAGGACGATGTGATGGCCGGGGAAAACGCCCTCAAGTCTCGCAAAGATGATGACAACATGCTGAGTGAGCAAGACACAG ACCCAGATCTGTTTCTGAAGTCAGCTCGCCTCCAGCGTCTCCCTTCCTCTGCCTCAGACCTGGCCTGCCATGACGTGTCCCTACAGGAGACGAACATTGACCCCTTCACAGAAGACTGTGCTTGCCAGCGAGATGGAATGACTGTCATCATCACAGCCTGTCTCACCTTCGCCACAGGGGTCACGGTGGCTCTCATCATGCAGATCTACTTTGGAGACCCACAG GTCTTTAACCAAGGAGCGGTGGTGACGGACGTGGCTCAGTGTACATCGCTGGGCTTCAGTGTTCTGGAGAAGCAGGGCTCCAGTGTTGATGCCGCCATCACTGCGGCCCTCTGCTTGGGAATTGTCCATCCCCACACCTCTGGTATAGGAGG AGGTGGAGTTATGTTGGTGCATGACATCCGTAAGAATGAAACGAGGGTCATCGATTTCAGGGAGACGGCCCCATCTGCCATCAACGAGGAGATGATGAGGACTAACCTTGATCAAAAT cCTGGCCTGCTGGTGGGCACACCAGGCATGCTCAGTGGGATGCACCAGGCACACCAGCTCTATGGCAG GATGTCATGGAAGGATGTGGTTACCATGGCAGCAGATGTGGCCAGAGATGGATTTAATGTCACCCATGACTTAG CTGAGGCTCTGGCTAAAGTTAAGGACCAAAACACCTCAGATGCATTCCGGGCATTGTTCCTCCCCAACGGCCAGGCTCCTCTCTCTGGATTGTTCACCAGACGTCTGGATTTGGCAGCCATATTGGAGGCTGTTGCAGAAAAGGGGATACCGGAGTTCTACAGTGGTAACCTGACGCAGGAGATGGAGGCTGCG GTTCAAGCTAAAGGTGGAGTGCTCACAGACGATGACTTTGGAAACTACAGTACAGTCTTACAGCAGCCTGCAGAGATCACCTATCAGG GACATCATGTGATGGTGGCCTCAGCTCCACATGCAGGAGTGGCCCTGATCACTGCTCTCAACATCCTGGAAGGCTACAACATCACCAGCCAGGTTTTCAGGAACAGCACCTACCACTGGATTGCGGAG TCTGTGAAGATAGCCTTGGCCCTGGCTAGTGGGCTGGGAGACCCCCTGTTTGACACGTCTGTCTCTGAGATTGTTACCAAGATGCAGAG CAAATCACAAGCCTCCCTGCTCCGTAAGATGATCAATGACTCCCAGGCTCTACCCGCCAGCCATTACACTCCATCATTTACCTTGGAGGAGGGTGCAGCAGCTGCCCAGGTCATGGTCATGGGTCCAGATGACTACATTGTGTCATTCATGAG CTCTCTAAACAAACCATTTGGCAGCGGGATAGTGACGCCCTCAGGAATCCTTCTGAACAGCCAGATCCTGGACTTCACTTGGCCCAATAAAACGCAGAGTTCATCACCTAACCCA CACAACAACCTCCAGCCTGGGAAGAGGCCCATGTCCTTTCTGATGCCCACAGCAGTGAGGCCAGCCGTGGGGTTATGTGGCACATACGTGGCCATTGGATCTTCCAATGGGGAGAAAGCTCTCAGTGGCATTACACAG GTGCTGATGAATGTTTTGTCTTCACGTAAAAACATGAGTGACAGTGTAGCGTATGGACGGCTCCACCCACAGCTGGAGCCCAACACCCTCCTGGTGGACT CTGAGTTTCTAGATGAAGACGTGGCGCTGCTGCAGATCAAAGGACACAAAGTTGAGAGGAAAGACGTTCTCTCATTAGTGGAGGGCACCCGAAGAACCAATGACCTCATCATTGGGGTGAAGGACCCCCGAAGTGCTGACGCATCTGCCCTCACTATGTCCATCCTGCCCTAG
- the LOC133957317 gene encoding glutathione hydrolase 7 isoform X2, giving the protein MHSPAHDIMSGYPSGCVADNDANPETTLGSAYSPVDYMSITSFPRLPEDDVMAGENALKSRKDDDNMLSEQDTDLACHDVSLQETNIDPFTEDCACQRDGMTVIITACLTFATGVTVALIMQIYFGDPQVFNQGAVVTDVAQCTSLGFSVLEKQGSSVDAAITAALCLGIVHPHTSGIGGGGVMLVHDIRKNETRVIDFRETAPSAINEEMMRTNLDQNPGLLVGTPGMLSGMHQAHQLYGRMSWKDVVTMAADVARDGFNVTHDLAEALAKVKDQNTSDAFRALFLPNGQAPLSGLFTRRLDLAAILEAVAEKGIPEFYSGNLTQEMEAAVQAKGGVLTDDDFGNYSTVLQQPAEITYQGHHVMVASAPHAGVALITALNILEGYNITSQVFRNSTYHWIAESVKIALALASGLGDPLFDTSVSEIVTKMQSKSQASLLRKMINDSQALPASHYTPSFTLEEGAAAAQVMVMGPDDYIVSFMSSLNKPFGSGIVTPSGILLNSQILDFTWPNKTQSSSPNPHNNLQPGKRPMSFLMPTAVRPAVGLCGTYVAIGSSNGEKALSGITQVLMNVLSSRKNMSDSVAYGRLHPQLEPNTLLVDSEFLDEDVALLQIKGHKVERKDVLSLVEGTRRTNDLIIGVKDPRSADASALTMSILP; this is encoded by the exons ATGCACAGTCCTGCTCATGACATCATGTCGGGATACCCGAGTGGATGTGTGGCGGACAACGATGCAAATCCGGAGACAACCTTGGGGAGCGCCTATTCCCCCGTGGACTACATGAGCATCACCAGCTTCCCCAGGCTGCCAGAGGACGATGTGATGGCCGGGGAAAACGCCCTCAAGTCTCGCAAAGATGATGACAACATGCTGAGTGAGCAAGACACAG ACCTGGCCTGCCATGACGTGTCCCTACAGGAGACGAACATTGACCCCTTCACAGAAGACTGTGCTTGCCAGCGAGATGGAATGACTGTCATCATCACAGCCTGTCTCACCTTCGCCACAGGGGTCACGGTGGCTCTCATCATGCAGATCTACTTTGGAGACCCACAG GTCTTTAACCAAGGAGCGGTGGTGACGGACGTGGCTCAGTGTACATCGCTGGGCTTCAGTGTTCTGGAGAAGCAGGGCTCCAGTGTTGATGCCGCCATCACTGCGGCCCTCTGCTTGGGAATTGTCCATCCCCACACCTCTGGTATAGGAGG AGGTGGAGTTATGTTGGTGCATGACATCCGTAAGAATGAAACGAGGGTCATCGATTTCAGGGAGACGGCCCCATCTGCCATCAACGAGGAGATGATGAGGACTAACCTTGATCAAAAT cCTGGCCTGCTGGTGGGCACACCAGGCATGCTCAGTGGGATGCACCAGGCACACCAGCTCTATGGCAG GATGTCATGGAAGGATGTGGTTACCATGGCAGCAGATGTGGCCAGAGATGGATTTAATGTCACCCATGACTTAG CTGAGGCTCTGGCTAAAGTTAAGGACCAAAACACCTCAGATGCATTCCGGGCATTGTTCCTCCCCAACGGCCAGGCTCCTCTCTCTGGATTGTTCACCAGACGTCTGGATTTGGCAGCCATATTGGAGGCTGTTGCAGAAAAGGGGATACCGGAGTTCTACAGTGGTAACCTGACGCAGGAGATGGAGGCTGCG GTTCAAGCTAAAGGTGGAGTGCTCACAGACGATGACTTTGGAAACTACAGTACAGTCTTACAGCAGCCTGCAGAGATCACCTATCAGG GACATCATGTGATGGTGGCCTCAGCTCCACATGCAGGAGTGGCCCTGATCACTGCTCTCAACATCCTGGAAGGCTACAACATCACCAGCCAGGTTTTCAGGAACAGCACCTACCACTGGATTGCGGAG TCTGTGAAGATAGCCTTGGCCCTGGCTAGTGGGCTGGGAGACCCCCTGTTTGACACGTCTGTCTCTGAGATTGTTACCAAGATGCAGAG CAAATCACAAGCCTCCCTGCTCCGTAAGATGATCAATGACTCCCAGGCTCTACCCGCCAGCCATTACACTCCATCATTTACCTTGGAGGAGGGTGCAGCAGCTGCCCAGGTCATGGTCATGGGTCCAGATGACTACATTGTGTCATTCATGAG CTCTCTAAACAAACCATTTGGCAGCGGGATAGTGACGCCCTCAGGAATCCTTCTGAACAGCCAGATCCTGGACTTCACTTGGCCCAATAAAACGCAGAGTTCATCACCTAACCCA CACAACAACCTCCAGCCTGGGAAGAGGCCCATGTCCTTTCTGATGCCCACAGCAGTGAGGCCAGCCGTGGGGTTATGTGGCACATACGTGGCCATTGGATCTTCCAATGGGGAGAAAGCTCTCAGTGGCATTACACAG GTGCTGATGAATGTTTTGTCTTCACGTAAAAACATGAGTGACAGTGTAGCGTATGGACGGCTCCACCCACAGCTGGAGCCCAACACCCTCCTGGTGGACT CTGAGTTTCTAGATGAAGACGTGGCGCTGCTGCAGATCAAAGGACACAAAGTTGAGAGGAAAGACGTTCTCTCATTAGTGGAGGGCACCCGAAGAACCAATGACCTCATCATTGGGGTGAAGGACCCCCGAAGTGCTGACGCATCTGCCCTCACTATGTCCATCCTGCCCTAG